In Rheinheimera sp. MM224, one DNA window encodes the following:
- a CDS encoding efflux RND transporter permease subunit, which yields MDVAQYFIKNKTSSWLVTAILLIGGTMAYFGLGRLEDPQFTLKQALIITSYPGASPLQVEEEVSYPIENAIQQLPYVDHVTSISTNGTSQIMVEMKGIYRAKELKQIWDELRRKVHDLTPQLPPGVQTPVVNDDFGDVYGMLYAITGEGYSDEEIRDYVDFLRRELVLVDGVGKVSVSGRQQEQVVVEISRSRLAALGIPPTQIASLLQTQNVVSNAGALRLGPDRIRIHPTGEFQSVQELEQLIISNPAAKELIYLGDVAKVYKDVQEVPSQILKFDGKNTLTLGVSFSQGVNVVDVGALVTARMAELDYARPVGMDINTIYNQPAEVEASVGGFVLNLLESVVIVIVVLLVFMGLRSGFLIGLILLLTVLGTFIFMQQMQIELQRVSLGALIIALGMLVDNAIVITEGILIGMQRRWSISESASAIVKQTKWPLLGATVIAITAFAPIGLSSDATGEFAGSLFWVLLVSLLLSWVTAITLTPFFASLFFKEELNAKVDETQGEPELYRGFIFDWYRGALTAVLRYRVLSYGLMILLLILSVMGFAKVKQVFFPASNTPIFLVDLWQPAGTDIRQSDAEALEVVRYLKALEGVEAVTLTSGRGADRFMLTYQPERFYAAYSQLIVRVEDKSLLAGRMADVSSYINEQHPGLRHKLKRLDVGPSTAAKLEARFSGADPNVLRQLAEQAKAIMLQDPGTRNLRDDWSNRVKVIRPQFNEALARRVGISKQDVDDVLLTHVNGRTVGIYRDGTHLLPIITRAPDSERQSVDALADLQVYSPKLNRYIPISQVVSSFALEWEDPQIMRRDRKRTLTVMADHNILSDDTAASLLKRVRPQIEAIPLPTGYSLSWGGELEAQTKAQKALFSSLPMGYLVMFVITVLLFSSMRDALVIWACVPMALIGVTLGLLAVNVPFGFLALLGFLSLSGMLVKNGIVLLDQIKLELSQGLAPYQAVYDSAVSRVRPVSMGAITTILGMLPLVTDDFFASMAVVIMFGLGFGTILTLLFLPLMYCSIYRIKSVS from the coding sequence ATGGATGTTGCTCAGTATTTTATAAAAAATAAAACATCGTCCTGGCTAGTGACTGCTATTTTATTGATAGGCGGCACCATGGCCTATTTTGGTCTGGGCCGGTTGGAAGATCCGCAGTTTACCCTCAAACAAGCCTTGATCATCACATCCTACCCCGGTGCTTCGCCTTTACAGGTCGAGGAAGAAGTCAGTTATCCGATTGAAAATGCCATTCAGCAATTGCCTTATGTCGACCATGTGACCTCTATTTCCACCAATGGTACCTCGCAAATTATGGTGGAGATGAAAGGCATTTACCGGGCGAAAGAGCTGAAACAAATTTGGGATGAGCTGCGTCGCAAGGTCCATGATTTAACTCCGCAATTACCACCCGGTGTGCAAACTCCGGTCGTCAATGACGACTTTGGTGATGTGTATGGCATGTTGTATGCCATTACAGGCGAAGGCTATTCAGACGAAGAAATTCGGGATTATGTCGACTTTTTACGTCGTGAGCTGGTGCTGGTTGATGGGGTTGGCAAAGTGTCAGTCAGTGGCAGGCAACAGGAACAAGTTGTGGTCGAAATATCCCGCTCCCGTCTGGCGGCTTTAGGTATTCCACCTACTCAGATTGCCAGCTTGCTGCAAACTCAGAATGTGGTGAGTAATGCCGGGGCTTTGCGCCTTGGGCCAGACAGGATCCGTATTCATCCAACAGGCGAGTTTCAGTCGGTACAGGAGCTTGAGCAACTGATTATCAGTAATCCTGCCGCCAAAGAGCTGATTTATTTAGGTGATGTCGCCAAGGTTTACAAAGATGTGCAGGAAGTGCCGAGTCAGATTTTAAAGTTTGACGGCAAAAATACCCTGACCTTGGGGGTGTCTTTTAGTCAGGGCGTAAACGTAGTCGACGTCGGAGCTTTAGTCACGGCCCGTATGGCCGAACTGGACTACGCCAGACCTGTGGGTATGGATATCAATACCATCTACAACCAGCCTGCCGAAGTAGAAGCCTCAGTTGGTGGTTTTGTGCTGAACCTGCTGGAATCTGTGGTCATAGTGATTGTGGTGTTGTTGGTGTTTATGGGGCTTCGCAGTGGCTTTTTAATTGGCCTTATTTTGCTGCTGACCGTGCTTGGCACCTTTATTTTTATGCAGCAAATGCAAATTGAGCTGCAACGGGTGTCACTGGGCGCGCTGATTATTGCCTTAGGTATGCTGGTGGATAATGCCATTGTGATAACCGAAGGAATTTTAATTGGCATGCAAAGGCGCTGGAGTATCAGTGAATCAGCTTCAGCCATAGTCAAACAAACCAAATGGCCTTTGTTAGGTGCAACAGTTATCGCTATTACCGCTTTTGCACCTATAGGTTTGTCCAGTGATGCAACGGGGGAGTTTGCCGGTAGTTTGTTTTGGGTCTTGTTGGTCAGTTTGCTGCTGAGCTGGGTGACAGCTATTACGCTAACGCCGTTTTTTGCCAGTCTGTTTTTTAAAGAAGAATTAAATGCCAAAGTGGATGAAACGCAGGGCGAACCTGAACTCTACCGTGGTTTTATTTTTGACTGGTACAGAGGTGCTTTAACGGCAGTATTGCGCTACAGAGTCTTAAGTTATGGCCTGATGATCCTGTTACTGATTTTGTCGGTGATGGGCTTTGCCAAGGTTAAACAAGTGTTTTTCCCAGCCTCTAATACACCAATTTTTTTAGTGGATCTATGGCAACCAGCCGGCACTGATATTCGGCAGTCCGACGCCGAGGCTTTGGAAGTTGTACGGTATTTAAAAGCTCTGGAAGGAGTAGAGGCTGTCACTTTAACCTCTGGCCGTGGCGCTGACCGTTTTATGCTGACCTATCAGCCCGAGCGTTTTTATGCAGCCTATAGCCAACTGATAGTGCGGGTGGAAGACAAATCGCTGCTTGCAGGACGTATGGCAGATGTCAGCTCTTACATCAACGAGCAACACCCTGGACTCCGGCACAAATTAAAACGACTGGATGTAGGCCCTTCCACTGCAGCTAAACTGGAAGCCCGTTTTAGTGGCGCAGACCCTAATGTACTAAGGCAACTGGCTGAGCAAGCCAAAGCTATTATGCTTCAGGACCCAGGCACCCGTAATTTACGCGATGACTGGAGCAACAGAGTCAAAGTGATCCGACCGCAGTTTAATGAGGCTTTAGCACGCAGAGTCGGCATTAGTAAGCAGGATGTGGACGATGTGCTGCTAACTCATGTCAATGGCCGCACTGTGGGTATTTACCGGGATGGCACGCATTTATTACCTATTATCACCCGTGCACCGGACTCGGAGCGACAAAGTGTGGATGCACTGGCCGATTTGCAGGTCTATAGCCCTAAGTTAAACCGCTATATCCCCATCAGTCAGGTGGTCAGCAGTTTTGCGTTGGAGTGGGAAGATCCACAAATTATGCGTCGTGACCGTAAACGCACTTTAACTGTGATGGCCGATCACAATATTTTAAGTGATGACACAGCGGCCTCTTTACTGAAAAGAGTAAGGCCACAAATCGAAGCTATACCGCTGCCTACGGGCTATAGCCTGAGCTGGGGTGGTGAACTGGAAGCACAGACCAAAGCACAAAAAGCTCTGTTCAGCTCTCTGCCTATGGGTTATCTGGTGATGTTTGTGATCACTGTGTTGCTATTCAGCTCCATGCGCGATGCACTGGTGATTTGGGCTTGTGTGCCCATGGCGCTGATTGGTGTCACACTTGGATTACTGGCGGTTAATGTCCCTTTTGGCTTTTTAGCCTTGCTGGGCTTTCTGAGTTTGTCCGGTATGCTGGTGAAAAACGGTATAGTCTTGCTTGATCAGATTAAACTGGAATTAAGTCAGGGGCTTGCGCCTTATCAAGCAGTCTATGACAGCGCTGTTAGCCGGGTTCGGCCAGTGTCTATGGGCGCCATTACTACTATTCTGGGTATGTTGCCTTTAGTCACAGATGACTTCTTCGCTAGTATGGCTGTGGTCATTATGTTTGGCCTTGGTTTTGGCACCATCCTCACCTTGCTGTTTTTACCTTTGATGTATTGTTCCATTTACCGAATTAAATCGGTGAGTTAG